The DNA sequence TGAATGTTGTTTTCATGTTATTGATGAGCTATGTGGAGAGGATAGGTCATACTCATATGACCATTTTTGTTACGGTTGTTCTTGCCATCCTGGCTGCGCTGCTCGTGCTTGTCATTGTAGTCGTCCTCATCACGCTCGAAAGCGGACTTACGCATGCCATTTTTAAGTGCGAGAACCATAAGCTCTAAACCCAGCAGGACACCCAGGCATACGAAGCACAGCAGCCGGCCAAAGCCTGTTGCAAAGGAGAAATCGAACAAGGCTTGTATCCGGGTCAGCAACCCAACTTTGCCCTCTTGAATCTTTGCCTCCTTTTCCACTTCGCCGGCCATGACTGTCACTAAACTATCTCGTTTTGCACGCAGCGGTTTCAGGAAGCGGGATTCAGTGATATCGCGCTGTTGTTCATAGTAACGCGTTTTCCTGCCAACACCCGGATCGTTCACATTAGAAGGCTCACTGATCGCTAGCTCAGAGAATTTTTTATACTGTGCCAGATACATTGCCAGCGAACGGTCCATATCCGCAATTTCTTTTTTGTGTTTGTCAGCCACTATTTTAGCGTATTCGACATTTTTCCCCTGCTGCATTACGGCAAGCTGCCGGTCAACGTCCTGGTGAAACAGATCGATCATCAAGCCAATGGCACCAATAAAGGAAAGGCCGCAGGCTACCGCGATACGGAAGATCGAAAGGCCGAGGGAGACCTTGGTCATAACAATAGCCTTCTCCAGCAAAAATATAAATCCGGCAGCCACGAGGCTGGAGGTAACCGCCTCACCGATCGACGCCTGGCAAATATTGCGCGATACCAGCCAGCCATCTAAAGCATAAATGCCCACCGGGAACATCATGCTGATGGCAAGTACGCCTATCTTACGCTGCGAATAGCCGTCGTAATTTTTGAGGATCGCATAGCGGTAGCCTGCAATGAAGCATACCAGCTTTAAATAGATATTTTTCATGATCTTATATTTTATGGCTTGGTTAAATAGGTTTTCCCTTACGGGAAAACCCGTTGATTTATTGTTTCCCGGTCATCAGGAAATGCTTCTGAAAACCGATGTTGTACCCTTTACGGTATAGATTGATCGCAAACTGACAACCTGATGCTTCGTCGGTAACATGGTTTTTTATTTTCGATTCCGCTATCAGTTCGTCCAGTTCGGCGTTAAACCTGGCGATCCTTTGCCGGTATTGATCCTGCCGTTCAGTATCGGGGCCAATAGTTGCCTGATCCAGCTCGGCCTGATGGAGCTCACGTTTTTTCTCAACGATCTCCAGGGCCAGGATCAGTTTATGCTCGTCAGCCAGACTGTTGATATGGTCCTGGTATACCTGGTGGGAATGATGCAGCTCCGCATCATCGCTACCCATCTGCTGATGGGGCCGCATCCGGTAGGCCAGCCGCCAGGATGCAGCTGAAGGCGACTGCTGTGCCAAAGGGGCAGTGACAGTGGTGTCCGGTGCAGCTGTTTCTGAAGTAACCTGATTGTCAGTAGCTGCTTTGGACTCCTTAACTATCTGCTCGATTTTTTCATCGATTAGTCGCCGCAGCCCCTTGGGCGCAGCGAGCGCTAGAAAACTTAGTAATGACATGGTTTTGTGTTTTAATTAATAGTCTTTGTCGTTATGGTTTATTTTAGTTATTCATTTTCTTATATATTTGAACGTCAGTACAATCTTCGTCCCGATAATTCCAAAGTTAGATTACATGAAAACAAAAAATCGTCATCACATTTGAGGATTGACGAAATTCAATTAGCCGCTACCTTTATCCCGGATCAATCGGAAACCCATGAAAAAATTAGCATCCTTAGCGAAAGGTATTTTGTTGTTTTGCGGACTTGCACTGGCAGGCTCATGGACTAAGGCCGTTGCGCAGGATACACTGATGGTCGGCAGGAGGCAATCTACCGCAGATGTAGATACCTACCTTTTATTATACGGCACCAATAAACAATTGGACGTGCAGACCCTGGCCGGTAAAATACCGGCTGCTGATTTTTTTAAGATCGAGCCAGCGAGGGGCTTCAGTCAAAAGATCGATATCTACCGGCACTTCTGGCTCAAACTGCTGCTGAAGAATACAGCGCCCGTGGATACGATGGTCTACTTTCAGTTTCACAGCCATGTCGTCGATACGGCAACATTATATTTCAAAACAGGACAAGGCGATTTCCGGCAGATCGGGCAAACCGGGGTCGATCTGGATTTTAAGAAACGAATGATACCCACCTATGATATGGTCTTTCCTATCAGGCTCAAATCCGGGGAGGCTAAATATGTCGTGATGAAGGTTGATGTTGATGACGGTGACGAATTTCATATGTTCCCTGAATTGTCCCCGGCCAAAAAATTCCAGGTCAGCGAAGAGCGCTTTTATATGATCACTGGCATATTTACTGCCGTCATGGCCATGGTATTTCTGCTTAACGTCTTACTGGCTATCGCGCTCAAGCGCCGTATCCACTGGCTCTACAGCGGTTATGTAGTTGTTGCGCTTTATGAGATCCTGACGATGTGTGGTGCAGACATCCAGTTCCTCTACCCGCATCACCCGGAATTTTCGGGTTATTTCGAACATCTTGCACCTTGTGTCCTCGGCGTCCTGATGTCATTGATCATGCGCAAATTCCTTCAATATAAAGAACGCCCCGCCATTTTTGGACGTATCGCACACATCGGCATGTACCTGATTATACTGATGACCGCGCTTTGTCTCCTCGCAAACTTTGTTTTCAAACAGGCTTTAGCTTTCCAGGGTTATACAGAACAGGGGTTGGCGGTCGTCCTGTTTATTCAATGCCTGCTCTTCCTGGCCTGCGCTATCGAGCGGATAAAACAAGGGTTTAAACCGGCAAGGTTCTACCTGGCAGCTATCGTTGTTTTTGATATGGGCCTGATCCAATTTATCCTGATGGTACTTTTCAATATAGATCAAAAAAACGTTCTCACCAGCTATCCGAACTTGATTCAATGGGGCATTGCCTGGGAAACCGTTGTGGTCTTTATTGGTATCGTATATAGTTACAGGCAGCTGGCGAGGGAACTCGATGCCCAGAAAGACATGTTGCTTTCTTCTGTCGTTGCAGCAGAAGAGGGTGTCCGCGAACGCATTTCTCAAAATCTTCATGAGGGCGTCGCATCTGCACTGGGACACCTGTCGCGGCAGCTGAGCAATACGACTACGGACATGCCTGCCCCGCAGTTGGAATCGGTTCTCAGCAATTCGGTAGAATTGGCCAACAACGCCTATCTGGATGTACGCAGGATCTCCCATGAATTAGCGCCGGTAAGCTTTGAAAACGACTGGCTAATCCGCAGTCTTGAAAAAACGCTCCTGACCCTGAACCAGCTGAGGACGACCGAATTTCAATTATATACCAAAGGGGATGACCGGTCATTGCCTAAACCGGTGGCGCTGATGGTTTACCAGATTCTCAATGAGCTGATCAGTAATATCATGAAGCATGCTAAAGCATCGAGCGCATTTATCCAGTTGTTTATCAACGAAAATAGTGTAGATATTTTCGTTGAGGATAACGGTGTTGGTTTCGACGCCAATCACACGGCAAACTTAGGCATCGGCCTCACCAACATCCGCAGTCGCGTGGCCTTTATAAAAGGGGAGATCATTTTTGATTCTGGTGAAGGAGGAACACACGTGACCATTCATGTACCAAACTTTAAAAATCAAAGCCATGGAAAAAACTAAGATCATCATTGCCGAGGATATGGCCCTGAACGCACAGGGACTGGCGTCACTCATTAGGGAGATGGAAGATTTTGAAGTTATTAAAATTGTTTCTGATGGCAATCAGCTGGTGCATTCTGTAACAGATTATCAGCCGGACATTATCCTATTAGACATTAATATGCCGTACATGGATGGTTTCAAAGCTGCAACGCTGATCCGGGAGCAGTTCCCCAAAATCAAGATCCTTTTCTTAAGCGTGCTTTGGGACACAAGTATTAAGAAATTTATTGAAAAGCATGGACTTTGTGGTTATCTATCTAAAAATGTTTCAGCTAACGACCTTCGCAAGGGACTTCGGGACGCACGCGATGCGAAACCTGTCATGGTTACACCAGCCCCATTGTTCGATCCGAAGGAAATGCCAGAATATGATAGTTTAAGAAAAAAGTTGTTGTCTGACCGCGAGATAGAAGTGATATGCCTGGTGCTCAAAGGCTTCACATCTGAAAACATTGCTGGGTTTTTAAAGATAAGCGCAAATACGGTCAAGTCACACCGAAAGAACGTCCACATTAAACTGGAGATCAGCAATGATGGGGAGCTGGGACTTTTTGCTGCAAGGACTCAATTATGTAAATAAAGTTCAGCATCATGAAATGTGTTGAGAAAATAATTATCCTGACTGTCGCATTGTTCGCCTGTAAAGAACCCGTATTCAGTCAGTCAACTTAAGAAAAAACACCGCTGAATATATCACCAGCCAAAATGCTCAATTCTGCTGATCTGGCTTCCAAAGAACCGTGCTGGCTCCTGTTGGCAATTTTCACCACCTTTTCCTGTAGCTTGGGCAGCTGATTTTTATAAGATGAGGGATAATCTCCGTTATACCAGTGTATAAAATCTCCTTTAATGTTTTTAACAATTAGGATGTTCGAAAGGTTTGCCGGCTGACTGCTGGTTGTGGTTGAACGCGCCAAGATCAACCGGTTACCGTTATTTTCTTTTTTTATAGATATGAAACAGGTCAATATAGTAATGCTCTATAAAATGATTGCTCACATTAAGCCGTCTTACCCAGTTATAAACCCACAGCAGTTTGTTGCTACCGCCGATAAAGATTTTGCTGATAATCGTTTTTCGGTCAATACGGTATTCATACCGGCTATTGGCATAACCTAAAAACCGGGGTGGTAGCCCCGGGACTATATCGCCTTCCCGGTAAAATGAAAAAGGTGAGGAAATGTTCACGGCTTCTTTATTGCCAAACCTTGGCATACCGAAGGTGTAGCAGGAATGTGACCGGTAGCCTTTCAACGCTTGCGCATATTTGTTATGTTCAAACGCGTTGCTGCCGGACATCAAGGTATGCAGAATAGCCGACATGGCCCCGCCGAGAGAGTGTCCGGTAATATAGATCCGGATATCCGGATCAAATTTATGGAGTTTGATAACCAACTGGTCGATACATTCGGTGACGGCCTCGTAAAACCCTTTATGATAGCGGATGCTTCGATCGCCTTTGATCCCAATCGTACGGAATTTGAGATCGGTATAGGCCTCGTGAAAACTGGCGGTACCGCGTATGGCGATAAATAAAGTTCCTTTTACGTCAAGCGCTATCAATACCAGTGATTTGGTTTCAATAATAAAGTTTTGTCCGAAGTCTGCCTGTTGCAGCAGTTCCTTTACTGTCCGGCATTGTTTCTTTTTTACAAATTCCAGGTAGTCTCTGGAGGGCATGATCTTTAGGTTGTCATGTCCTTCCAGTTCATATTTAGGGATCTGCCAGTAAGCCATTCTGGAAAAAGCGCAGCAAATGGCGGTCTTTTCAAGTGTATAGGCTTTAAGGTTCCAGTCGGTACGGTTGAGTGCAGGCCAGAGTTTGTGTAGGTTTAAAGGTTTCATAACGGTGATCATGTTTAGGGTAATGAATATACCAAATATTATATTTCGTGCTTAAATTTATTCTGTAGTCAATCCGTCATTTACCTAGTTGCGAATAAAGTGATCTCTCGGCAACAGCAAACCGCCATCGGCAATGTCATAATCATTACCTGATGAAGATTATTCGTATTAAGAACGCAGACTGGTATAAAGCATCATGAGTTTTGCAATGATTAAAACCGTTGGATAATTTTTGAGATAAGGTTTTAGGTGTTTTAACGCCAGTGATATCTGGTTCTCAACGGCCCTTTTTGAAATTGAAAGTTTTTCAGCTATTTCATGGTTGCTCATATGACCAACCCTGCTCAAAAGAAATATTTCTTTGCATCTTGCGGGTAGCTGATCCAGTAAAATATCCAGGTTGTTTTTGAGGTCGGATACCTGCATGTTACTTTCAGCGTCGTTATATACTACGACTGAAGCATCAAGGCTTTGGTAATCGTTCACAAAGGTCAAGGGTGAACTATTGTTCGAACTAATCGCATTATAAACCCTGTAACGTGCAGCAGACGTGACGTAATTCTTGAATGTAATAATTTTCAAGACATCCCTTTTCTCCCAAATGTTAACGAAAATGTCATTGACAATGCCCGCGCAAGTATCAGTATCTTTTAGATAAGAATATGCCTTTTTGTAGACCAGCTCCCAGTATCGATCATACAGCAGCGTAAACGCTTTTTTATCGTGGCGTTGTACTGCGGCGAATAAATCTTTGTCCGATTGATTGGGGTTGCTCATTTAATGATTTTAAATCTACACTTGAACCCTGCAATTTAATAACAAAGTTTTATTGTTGGCTGTTTCGCGACGGCAGACCTGAAGCACTTTAAAAAAAACTAAAAAAGTATGTGAGAACTGAATCGCTGAACTGTCTATATCAGTAACCGTTATAATCATGTTTTACGAAGAATTTCAGGAACTATATCAGCGATGCACGTCCGGGAACTGCACGTTGGAAGAACAAAAACTATTTGAAGAGTAT is a window from the Mucilaginibacter inviolabilis genome containing:
- a CDS encoding DUF4407 domain-containing protein, translating into MKNIYLKLVCFIAGYRYAILKNYDGYSQRKIGVLAISMMFPVGIYALDGWLVSRNICQASIGEAVTSSLVAAGFIFLLEKAIVMTKVSLGLSIFRIAVACGLSFIGAIGLMIDLFHQDVDRQLAVMQQGKNVEYAKIVADKHKKEIADMDRSLAMYLAQYKKFSELAISEPSNVNDPGVGRKTRYYEQQRDITESRFLKPLRAKRDSLVTVMAGEVEKEAKIQEGKVGLLTRIQALFDFSFATGFGRLLCFVCLGVLLGLELMVLALKNGMRKSAFERDEDDYNDKHEQRSQDGKNNRNKNGHMSMTYPLHIAHQ
- a CDS encoding sensor histidine kinase codes for the protein MKKLASLAKGILLFCGLALAGSWTKAVAQDTLMVGRRQSTADVDTYLLLYGTNKQLDVQTLAGKIPAADFFKIEPARGFSQKIDIYRHFWLKLLLKNTAPVDTMVYFQFHSHVVDTATLYFKTGQGDFRQIGQTGVDLDFKKRMIPTYDMVFPIRLKSGEAKYVVMKVDVDDGDEFHMFPELSPAKKFQVSEERFYMITGIFTAVMAMVFLLNVLLAIALKRRIHWLYSGYVVVALYEILTMCGADIQFLYPHHPEFSGYFEHLAPCVLGVLMSLIMRKFLQYKERPAIFGRIAHIGMYLIILMTALCLLANFVFKQALAFQGYTEQGLAVVLFIQCLLFLACAIERIKQGFKPARFYLAAIVVFDMGLIQFILMVLFNIDQKNVLTSYPNLIQWGIAWETVVVFIGIVYSYRQLARELDAQKDMLLSSVVAAEEGVRERISQNLHEGVASALGHLSRQLSNTTTDMPAPQLESVLSNSVELANNAYLDVRRISHELAPVSFENDWLIRSLEKTLLTLNQLRTTEFQLYTKGDDRSLPKPVALMVYQILNELISNIMKHAKASSAFIQLFINENSVDIFVEDNGVGFDANHTANLGIGLTNIRSRVAFIKGEIIFDSGEGGTHVTIHVPNFKNQSHGKN
- a CDS encoding response regulator transcription factor; the encoded protein is MEKTKIIIAEDMALNAQGLASLIREMEDFEVIKIVSDGNQLVHSVTDYQPDIILLDINMPYMDGFKAATLIREQFPKIKILFLSVLWDTSIKKFIEKHGLCGYLSKNVSANDLRKGLRDARDAKPVMVTPAPLFDPKEMPEYDSLRKKLLSDREIEVICLVLKGFTSENIAGFLKISANTVKSHRKNVHIKLEISNDGELGLFAARTQLCK
- a CDS encoding lipase family protein, which encodes MKPLNLHKLWPALNRTDWNLKAYTLEKTAICCAFSRMAYWQIPKYELEGHDNLKIMPSRDYLEFVKKKQCRTVKELLQQADFGQNFIIETKSLVLIALDVKGTLFIAIRGTASFHEAYTDLKFRTIGIKGDRSIRYHKGFYEAVTECIDQLVIKLHKFDPDIRIYITGHSLGGAMSAILHTLMSGSNAFEHNKYAQALKGYRSHSCYTFGMPRFGNKEAVNISSPFSFYREGDIVPGLPPRFLGYANSRYEYRIDRKTIISKIFIGGSNKLLWVYNWVRRLNVSNHFIEHYYIDLFHIYKKRK
- a CDS encoding RNA polymerase sigma factor, which encodes MSNPNQSDKDLFAAVQRHDKKAFTLLYDRYWELVYKKAYSYLKDTDTCAGIVNDIFVNIWEKRDVLKIITFKNYVTSAARYRVYNAISSNNSSPLTFVNDYQSLDASVVVYNDAESNMQVSDLKNNLDILLDQLPARCKEIFLLSRVGHMSNHEIAEKLSISKRAVENQISLALKHLKPYLKNYPTVLIIAKLMMLYTSLRS